In one Fusobacterium perfoetens ATCC 29250 genomic region, the following are encoded:
- a CDS encoding AAA family ATPase, producing the protein MERIAKIFKVELKNIKNVKSGIIDFKENITGLYGQNGSGKTALVDSMNILKNILCGKKLDYIYDLIGVDTKVCGLKFHFDIETSMKKYKIILELSLKKLKKEINGEEEKRVLVEKEIIKYSEVINEKSSHKKVLIGSTRKELLKNVENFKELISKKEMELKLAKILSEQSSVSFLFSNDLMEILKDEKKEYEDIIEIINLLKKFGLMDLIVISNENMGVINLNTVFPLNVKTNKTFGSFIITDKNIVINEKLCDELHKVINQINVVLNSIIPNMKLELFEKNKEFVANDKINVVFQLISIRNNKKIPFKNESDGIKKIVSILSALIAIYNDKKVCLVIDELDSGIFEYLLGELLSILEDGTKGQLIFTSHNLRILEKLHKDSIVFTTTNENNRYIRLKNIKPSNNLRDVYIREMTMQEQNEKLYEETNNGDIEFALYEAGVLDAKK; encoded by the coding sequence ATGGAAAGAATAGCTAAGATATTTAAAGTAGAATTAAAAAATATAAAAAATGTTAAATCAGGTATAATTGATTTTAAAGAAAATATAACAGGATTATATGGACAAAATGGTTCTGGAAAAACAGCTTTAGTAGATTCTATGAATATATTAAAAAATATTTTATGTGGAAAGAAACTAGATTATATATATGACTTAATAGGAGTAGATACAAAAGTTTGTGGATTAAAATTTCATTTTGATATAGAAACTTCAATGAAAAAATATAAAATTATTTTAGAGTTATCATTAAAAAAATTAAAAAAAGAAATAAATGGAGAAGAAGAAAAAAGAGTTTTAGTAGAAAAAGAGATAATAAAGTATTCTGAAGTAATAAATGAAAAATCTAGTCATAAAAAAGTTTTAATAGGAAGTACAAGAAAAGAATTATTAAAAAATGTTGAGAATTTTAAAGAATTAATTTCAAAAAAGGAAATGGAATTAAAACTCGCTAAAATATTATCTGAACAAAGTTCAGTTTCTTTTCTCTTTTCAAATGATTTAATGGAAATATTAAAAGATGAGAAAAAAGAATACGAGGATATAATCGAAATTATTAATCTTTTAAAGAAATTTGGATTGATGGATTTAATAGTAATTTCAAATGAAAATATGGGAGTTATAAACTTAAATACGGTATTTCCTTTAAATGTAAAGACAAATAAAACTTTTGGAAGTTTTATAATAACAGATAAGAATATAGTTATAAATGAAAAACTTTGTGATGAGTTACATAAAGTTATAAATCAAATAAATGTTGTTTTAAATTCAATAATTCCTAATATGAAACTTGAATTATTTGAAAAAAATAAAGAGTTTGTAGCTAATGATAAAATTAATGTCGTTTTTCAATTAATTTCTATTAGGAATAATAAAAAAATTCCATTTAAAAATGAATCAGATGGAATAAAGAAAATAGTATCTATATTAAGTGCTTTAATAGCAATATATAATGATAAAAAAGTATGCTTAGTTATAGATGAATTAGATTCAGGAATTTTTGAATATTTATTAGGAGAATTACTTTCAATATTAGAAGATGGAACAAAAGGACAACTTATATTTACTTCTCATAATTTAAGAATACTAGAAAAGCTTCATAAAGACTCTATTGTATTTACTACAACAAATGAAAATAATAGATATATAAGATTAAAAAATATAAAACCTAGTAATAATTTAAGAGATGTTTATATAAGAGAAATGACAATGCAAGAACAAAATGAAAAATTATATGAAGAAACTAATAATGGTGATATAGAATTTGCTTTATATGAGGCAGGTGTTTTAGATGCCAAAAAATAA
- a CDS encoding Eco57I restriction-modification methylase domain-containing protein, with protein sequence MDLENKKRIINNLFDNKFNLDNFKEFTANILNVNVANSSESKKVYAVFLSYITSYQVIANYTDREKNKILIMCVKVKEDKDPVRARVKQREFIAKLLRIDEKDGALVVFYNEESKHWRISFIKLNYEFTMKGVEEKITPAKRLSYVVGEGEACKTAKDQFYTLNSIEEKVSLNQLEELFALEKVTNEFFKEYKNKYLDIKETLINDKNFMDEAKKHDTEKPESFAEGFAKKLMGQISFIYFLQKKGWLGIKIVPESLDYNEYNRIYNRALDKEREILEKVYERVDRDLYSLNSESLRKLDNKTESELLAGPFKNTGYFKDWGVGDKKFLRNLFEEHKKKDTENTKTFFEDYLEILFYNNFSEERGEIQYSAEFNSRIPFLNGGLFDPYGDYKWRETKFNLDDKLFSNDEKTGILDIFDMYNFTINENDSYETEVAVDPEMLGKVFENLLDVSDRKSKGAFYTPREIVRYMTNESIMNYLLTNLEGKEITKEDLEYLFNLGEFTKEYDQQIFEKDYIKDKKPLTRDIFGMPRNIITNSKLIDELLIKVKIADPACGSGAFPLGILNEIVRARNILTFYINMIEVLKEKDENNYWKRIDKKQRNRKLYKLKLETIQNCLHGVDIEPSAIDITKLRLWLSILVDSDNDNVKPLPNLDFNFMIGNSLIDEFEGMKLFDESLLNDEILEKELKKKKTYQQMSLIRGTEEEKADILEEIFSKQAEYFNEKNSEKKKELKNEIENLENDLIKITLEANGRLDKLQEIEKGRRERRKPYFLWKLEFAKVFKENGGFDIVIGNPPYVGEGKKKEIFVPVQKTSFGEKYYIGKMDFWYFFTSLGIEILKENGILSYIAPNNWTTTAGGKKMRNHIMKEMIIKEFIDFGDYMVFENAMQQTMIFLLQKNKNLENSIKVAKVLDKTKFKYVEFFNRIEQDKSYSYYISSLNRKEYKENDNIVFLNLSLKNMLDKIKVKTITLKKDEIAQGIVSPQDFLNKENAIKLNRKIGEGIFVLNSDEIRQKNFSENEIKDLIKPYYTTDELKKYALINKNKYWIIYTKSSIKENIENYPKIKKHLDIYSEIITSDNKPYGLHRAREEKFFQREKIISLRKCVKEPTFTYCEEDCYIPQTFFSIKTDRLNMKYLTGLLNSKLIAFWLRHMGKMQGSNYQIDKEPLMNIPIKIANIDIEEKIINLVDRIMELKKSDKDTQELENQIDEMIYDLYELTEEEKELIRNF encoded by the coding sequence ATGGACTTAGAAAATAAAAAAAGAATTATCAACAATTTATTTGATAATAAATTTAATTTGGATAATTTTAAAGAATTTACAGCAAATATATTAAATGTTAATGTAGCTAATAGTAGTGAATCTAAAAAAGTTTATGCAGTATTTTTATCATATATAACAAGTTATCAAGTAATAGCTAATTACACAGATAGAGAAAAAAATAAAATACTTATAATGTGTGTAAAAGTGAAAGAAGATAAAGACCCAGTAAGAGCAAGAGTAAAGCAAAGAGAATTTATTGCAAAATTATTGAGAATTGATGAAAAAGATGGAGCTTTAGTTGTATTTTATAATGAAGAAAGTAAACATTGGAGAATATCTTTTATAAAACTTAATTATGAGTTTACAATGAAAGGTGTAGAAGAAAAGATAACTCCAGCTAAAAGATTGTCTTATGTAGTAGGAGAGGGAGAGGCTTGTAAAACAGCTAAAGACCAATTTTATACTTTAAATAGCATAGAAGAAAAAGTATCTTTAAATCAATTAGAGGAATTATTCGCTCTTGAAAAAGTAACAAATGAATTTTTCAAAGAATATAAAAATAAATATCTTGATATAAAAGAAACTTTAATTAATGATAAAAACTTTATGGACGAAGCAAAGAAACATGATACAGAAAAACCTGAAAGTTTTGCAGAGGGATTCGCTAAAAAGCTTATGGGACAAATTTCTTTTATATATTTCTTACAGAAAAAAGGTTGGTTAGGAATAAAAATAGTTCCTGAATCTTTGGATTATAATGAATATAATAGAATATATAATAGGGCTTTGGATAAAGAAAGAGAAATCTTAGAAAAAGTTTATGAAAGAGTAGATAGAGATTTATATTCTTTAAATAGTGAAAGTTTAAGAAAACTTGATAATAAAACAGAAAGTGAACTTTTAGCAGGACCATTTAAAAATACAGGATATTTTAAAGATTGGGGAGTTGGAGATAAAAAGTTTCTTAGAAATTTATTTGAAGAACATAAGAAAAAAGATACAGAAAATACAAAAACTTTCTTTGAGGATTATTTAGAGATTTTATTCTATAATAATTTCAGTGAAGAAAGAGGAGAAATTCAATATTCAGCAGAATTTAATAGTCGTATTCCATTTTTAAATGGGGGATTATTTGACCCTTATGGAGATTATAAATGGAGAGAAACAAAATTTAATTTAGATGATAAACTTTTTTCTAATGATGAAAAAACAGGTATTTTAGATATATTTGATATGTATAATTTTACAATTAATGAAAATGATTCATATGAAACAGAAGTAGCAGTAGACCCTGAAATGTTAGGTAAGGTTTTTGAAAATCTTCTTGATGTATCTGATAGAAAATCAAAGGGAGCATTTTATACTCCAAGAGAAATAGTTCGTTATATGACTAATGAAAGTATAATGAATTATCTTTTAACTAATTTAGAGGGAAAAGAGATTACAAAAGAAGATTTAGAATATTTATTTAATTTAGGAGAATTTACAAAGGAATATGACCAACAAATCTTTGAAAAGGATTATATAAAGGATAAAAAACCTTTAACCAGAGATATTTTTGGTATGCCTAGAAATATAATAACAAATTCAAAATTGATAGATGAATTATTAATAAAAGTTAAAATTGCTGACCCAGCTTGTGGTTCTGGAGCATTTCCATTAGGAATTTTAAATGAGATAGTAAGAGCAAGAAATATATTAACTTTCTATATTAATATGATAGAAGTATTAAAAGAAAAAGATGAGAATAATTATTGGAAAAGAATAGATAAAAAACAAAGAAATAGAAAGTTATATAAGTTAAAATTAGAAACTATTCAAAATTGTTTACATGGAGTAGATATAGAGCCAAGTGCTATTGATATTACAAAATTAAGACTTTGGCTTTCTATATTGGTAGATAGTGATAATGATAATGTGAAACCACTACCAAACTTAGATTTTAATTTTATGATAGGAAATTCATTAATAGATGAATTTGAGGGAATGAAACTTTTTGATGAATCATTATTAAATGATGAGATATTAGAAAAAGAATTAAAAAAGAAAAAAACTTATCAACAAATGTCATTAATCAGAGGAACAGAAGAAGAAAAAGCAGATATATTAGAAGAAATTTTCTCTAAACAAGCTGAATATTTTAATGAAAAAAATTCTGAAAAGAAAAAAGAATTAAAAAATGAGATAGAAAATTTAGAAAATGATTTAATAAAAATTACTTTAGAAGCAAATGGAAGATTAGATAAACTTCAAGAGATAGAAAAAGGAAGAAGAGAGAGAAGAAAACCATATTTCTTATGGAAACTTGAATTTGCAAAAGTATTTAAAGAAAATGGGGGATTTGATATAGTAATAGGTAATCCACCATATGTTGGAGAAGGAAAAAAGAAAGAAATATTTGTTCCTGTACAAAAAACAAGTTTTGGAGAAAAATATTATATAGGGAAAATGGATTTTTGGTATTTTTTTACTTCTTTAGGAATAGAAATTTTAAAAGAAAATGGAATACTAAGTTATATAGCTCCAAATAATTGGACTACCACAGCAGGTGGAAAGAAAATGAGAAATCATATAATGAAAGAAATGATAATAAAGGAATTTATTGATTTTGGAGATTATATGGTCTTTGAAAATGCTATGCAACAAACAATGATATTCTTACTACAAAAAAATAAAAATTTAGAAAATTCTATAAAAGTTGCAAAAGTTTTAGATAAAACAAAATTTAAATATGTAGAATTTTTTAATAGAATAGAGCAAGATAAAAGTTATTCATATTATATTTCTAGTTTGAATAGAAAAGAATATAAAGAAAATGATAATATTGTATTTTTAAATTTAAGTTTAAAAAATATGCTAGATAAAATAAAAGTTAAAACGATAACTTTAAAAAAAGATGAAATTGCACAAGGAATTGTATCTCCACAAGATTTTTTAAATAAAGAAAATGCAATAAAATTAAATAGAAAAATTGGTGAGGGAATTTTTGTTTTAAATAGTGATGAAATTAGACAAAAAAACTTTTCGGAAAATGAAATAAAAGATTTGATAAAACCTTATTATACTACTGATGAATTAAAAAAATATGCTTTAATAAATAAAAATAAATATTGGATAATCTATACTAAATCTTCAATAAAAGAAAATATCGAAAATTATCCTAAAATAAAGAAACATTTAGATATTTATTCAGAGATAATAACTTCTGATAATAAACCCTATGGCTTACATAGGGCAAGAGAAGAAAAGTTTTTTCAAAGAGAAAAAATAATTTCTTTAAGAAAATGTGTGAAAGAGCCAACTTTTACATATTGTGAAGAAGATTGTTATATTCCTCAAACTTTTTTTTCTATTAAAACTGATAGACTTAATATGAAATATTTAACAGGTCTGTTAAATTCTAAATTAATTGCTTTCTGGTTAAGACATATGGGAAAAATGCAAGGAAGCAATTATCAAATAGATAAAGAACCTTTAATGAATATTCCTATAAAAATAGCTAATATTGATATTGAAGAAAAAATAATAAATTTAGTTGATAGAATTATGGAATTAAAAAAATCAGATAAAGATACACAAGAACTTGAAAATCAAATTGATGAAATGATTTATGATTTATATGAATTAACAGAAGAGGAAAAAGAATTAATAAGAAATTTTTAA
- a CDS encoding helicase-related protein has translation MNDLTFFTNEEGKTLSDRFKKIIKSNTQFFDVLVGYFRASGFYELYEALEEVEKIRILVGINVDEEIIRINNIARNDDKIFLSPSEIRKYTKDSVKDEMENSEDTYKVEQGVKKFIEFIENGKIEIRVYPYDKIHAKVYIMRKNQEKSDDYGKVITGSSNFSYSGFRGNLEFNVELKNSIDVNFALEKFEKLWNESEPLSEEYVSTLKNDTWIKEDITPYELYLKFLFEYFSEEINEDKLEINVLDLPTGFVKYKYQTDAVNQAKRMLSKYNGVFLADVVGLGKTYITALLARELYGQKLVICPPVLKNYWESVLLDFGVVAKVVSLGKLDEIINNYDKDYFKYVFIDEAHRFRNDGTEGYENLHKICLNKKVILISATPQNNSPLDLLHLISLFQYKNESNIIEDEPNIEKFFLRLNTREKNAVKLYKNNPTDINKEKVNEVIKANSSEIREKVLKKIMVRRLRNEIKKYYKNDIEKQGLVFPNLGEPEQIVYTFDEKTNEIFEKLLKAIGTLKYSRYKTLYYLLDPDSEEKILMAGQNNMQGFMKALLLKRLESSFFAFKNTIRRFKESYERFIKMYDTGVVYISKKYNVYDLLDNEDDEKLLELVNNGEIDKYFSSEFREELREDLEKDLEILSEMYDSIEKLGEKDCKLEYFLNELKNNKILKKSKLIIFTESKETAEYLSKNIEKEIEKDVICYTGDSSLSKKEIITANFDPTFKGKKEDRYNILVTTDVLAEGINLHRSNVIINYDLPWNPTKIMQRIGRINRVGTKFDKIYVFNFFPTSKTDEHLSLRDNILNKIQAFHNTLGEDFKYLSDDEEIDSYGLYDKLMASLEDENEIGETELEYLSLIRKIRDENEELYFKIKNLPKKSKSAREYTETYIEPSTISFLKKGDIKRIYITNRKLDVKELNFFDAVKYFKCEEDEPKKKIDMEFYQLLAINKEQFSVDSESKKSEEGRKAGTSREINKIILGLKNYKKFSESEEKKLEKIIEIFEVGKLSKANVKNILTQCKKVLETLNPHKILEVFYESIPEEYKGVTQRKVDKTQGKIEVLLSEYLI, from the coding sequence ATGAACGATTTAACTTTTTTTACAAATGAAGAGGGAAAAACATTATCAGATAGATTTAAAAAAATAATAAAAAGTAATACACAATTTTTTGATGTTTTAGTTGGATATTTTAGAGCTAGTGGATTTTATGAATTATATGAAGCTTTAGAAGAAGTTGAAAAGATTAGAATATTGGTAGGAATTAATGTTGATGAGGAAATAATTCGTATAAATAATATTGCTAGAAATGATGATAAAATATTTTTATCTCCATCAGAAATAAGAAAATATACTAAAGATTCTGTAAAAGATGAAATGGAAAATTCAGAAGATACTTATAAAGTAGAACAGGGAGTAAAAAAGTTTATAGAGTTTATAGAAAATGGAAAAATTGAAATAAGAGTTTATCCTTATGATAAAATTCATGCAAAAGTTTATATAATGAGAAAAAATCAAGAAAAATCTGATGATTATGGAAAAGTAATAACAGGTTCTAGTAATTTTTCATATAGTGGTTTTAGAGGAAATTTAGAATTTAACGTTGAACTAAAAAATTCTATAGATGTAAATTTTGCTTTAGAAAAATTTGAAAAATTATGGAATGAAAGTGAGCCTTTAAGCGAAGAGTATGTATCTACTTTAAAAAACGATACATGGATAAAAGAAGATATAACACCTTATGAATTATATTTAAAATTTTTATTTGAATATTTTTCAGAAGAGATAAATGAGGATAAATTAGAAATAAATGTTTTAGATTTACCAACAGGATTTGTAAAGTATAAATATCAAACAGACGCTGTAAATCAAGCTAAAAGAATGTTATCAAAATATAATGGGGTATTTTTAGCAGATGTAGTAGGATTAGGAAAAACATATATTACAGCCTTATTAGCAAGAGAATTATATGGGCAAAAATTAGTTATTTGTCCTCCTGTATTAAAAAATTATTGGGAATCTGTATTATTAGATTTTGGAGTAGTAGCTAAAGTTGTTTCATTAGGAAAATTAGATGAAATTATAAATAATTATGACAAAGATTATTTTAAATATGTATTTATAGATGAAGCTCATAGATTTAGAAATGATGGAACAGAAGGATATGAAAATTTACATAAAATATGTTTAAATAAAAAAGTAATATTAATATCAGCAACACCACAAAATAATAGTCCATTAGACTTATTACATCTTATTTCTTTATTTCAATATAAGAATGAATCAAATATAATAGAAGATGAACCAAATATAGAAAAATTTTTCTTAAGATTAAATACTAGAGAAAAAAATGCTGTAAAATTATATAAAAATAATCCAACAGATATTAATAAAGAGAAAGTTAATGAAGTTATAAAAGCAAATTCATCAGAAATAAGAGAAAAAGTTTTAAAGAAAATAATGGTTAGAAGATTAAGAAATGAAATAAAAAAATATTATAAAAATGATATAGAAAAACAAGGTTTGGTATTTCCTAATTTAGGAGAACCTGAACAAATAGTATATACTTTTGATGAAAAAACAAATGAGATATTTGAAAAATTATTAAAAGCTATTGGAACTTTAAAATATTCAAGATATAAAACTTTATATTATTTATTAGACCCGGATAGTGAAGAAAAAATATTGATGGCAGGTCAAAATAATATGCAAGGATTTATGAAAGCATTACTTTTAAAAAGATTAGAAAGTAGTTTTTTTGCTTTTAAAAATACAATAAGAAGATTTAAAGAATCTTATGAAAGATTTATAAAAATGTATGATACAGGGGTTGTATATATTAGTAAAAAATATAATGTATATGATTTATTAGACAATGAAGATGACGAAAAACTTTTAGAATTAGTAAATAATGGGGAAATAGATAAATATTTTTCATCAGAGTTTAGAGAAGAATTGAGAGAAGATTTAGAAAAAGATTTAGAAATTTTATCAGAGATGTATGATAGCATAGAAAAATTAGGTGAAAAAGATTGTAAATTAGAATATTTTTTAAATGAGTTGAAAAATAATAAAATTTTAAAAAAATCTAAATTAATCATATTTACAGAATCAAAAGAAACAGCTGAATATTTAAGTAAAAACATAGAAAAAGAAATAGAAAAAGATGTAATTTGTTATACAGGAGATTCTTCACTTTCTAAAAAGGAAATAATAACAGCAAACTTTGACCCTACTTTTAAAGGAAAAAAAGAAGATAGATATAATATTTTAGTTACAACAGATGTATTAGCAGAGGGAATAAACTTACATAGAAGTAATGTAATTATAAATTATGATTTACCATGGAATCCAACAAAGATAATGCAAAGAATAGGACGTATAAATAGAGTTGGAACTAAATTTGATAAAATATATGTATTTAACTTTTTCCCAACATCAAAAACAGACGAACATTTATCATTAAGAGATAATATTTTAAATAAGATACAAGCTTTTCATAATACTTTAGGAGAAGATTTTAAATATTTATCTGATGATGAAGAAATAGATTCTTATGGACTTTATGATAAATTAATGGCTTCTTTAGAGGATGAAAATGAAATAGGAGAAACAGAATTAGAGTATCTATCACTTATTAGAAAAATAAGAGATGAAAATGAAGAATTATATTTCAAAATAAAAAATCTTCCTAAGAAAAGTAAAAGCGCAAGAGAATACACAGAAACTTATATAGAACCAAGTACAATATCTTTTTTAAAAAAAGGAGATATTAAAAGAATATATATAACTAATAGAAAATTAGATGTTAAAGAGTTAAATTTCTTTGACGCTGTTAAATATTTTAAGTGTGAAGAAGATGAACCTAAGAAAAAAATTGATATGGAGTTTTATCAATTATTAGCAATAAATAAAGAACAATTCTCTGTTGATAGTGAAAGTAAAAAAAGTGAAGAGGGAAGAAAAGCTGGAACAAGTAGAGAGATAAATAAAATAATTTTAGGATTAAAAAATTATAAAAAATTTAGTGAAAGTGAAGAGAAAAAATTAGAAAAAATTATAGAAATTTTTGAGGTAGGAAAACTTTCTAAAGCAAATGTAAAAAATATTTTAACTCAATGTAAAAAAGTATTAGAAACTTTAAATCCACATAAAATATTAGAAGTATTTTATGAAAGTATACCAGAAGAATATAAAGGTGTAACTCAAAGGAAAGTAGATAAAACTCAAGGAAAAATAGAAGTATTATTGTCAGAATATTTAATTTAA
- a CDS encoding transporter substrate-binding domain-containing protein has translation MKKILAIIMMLLCCTLGYGKDNVKTIMKNKVLRVGTTGDYKPFTYLKDGEYSGYDIEVAKLIGKELGVEIEFVPTTWKTMLEDLKKGKYDIGMGGITRTAARQVEGEMTKGYLVFGKCFLVRKGQEKKYDSIEKVNKPSVRVGVNIGGTNEKFADTYLTNATIIRYKNNLDVPVAVEKGEVDVMVTETPEAITYEKNNKKLEGASVNKPFTKSQMGYLVAKDQVHLLNTINFVLEELEVRGEIERLQKEYLR, from the coding sequence ATGAAAAAGATTTTAGCAATAATAATGATGTTACTTTGTTGTACTTTAGGTTATGGAAAGGATAATGTTAAAACTATTATGAAAAATAAAGTTTTAAGAGTAGGAACAACAGGGGATTATAAACCTTTTACTTATTTAAAAGATGGAGAGTATAGTGGGTATGATATAGAAGTAGCAAAATTAATAGGAAAAGAGTTAGGTGTAGAGATAGAATTTGTCCCAACAACTTGGAAAACTATGTTAGAAGATTTGAAAAAAGGAAAATATGACATAGGAATGGGTGGAATAACAAGAACTGCAGCAAGACAAGTTGAAGGAGAAATGACAAAAGGGTATCTAGTATTTGGAAAATGTTTCCTTGTTAGAAAAGGACAAGAGAAAAAATATGATAGCATAGAAAAAGTTAATAAACCAAGTGTAAGAGTTGGAGTAAATATTGGTGGAACTAATGAAAAATTTGCTGATACTTATTTAACTAATGCAACTATTATTCGTTATAAAAATAATTTAGATGTTCCTGTGGCTGTAGAAAAAGGAGAAGTTGATGTAATGGTAACAGAAACTCCTGAAGCTATCACTTATGAGAAAAATAATAAAAAATTAGAGGGTGCTAGTGTAAATAAGCCATTTACAAAGAGCCAAATGGGATATTTAGTAGCTAAAGACCAAGTACACTTATTAAATACAATTAATTTTGTTTTAGAAGAATTAGAAGTAAGAGGAGAAATAGAAAGACTTCAAAAAGAATATTTAAGATAA
- the tcmP gene encoding three-Cys-motif partner protein TcmP: MSKLELDEYKEQTEHKHEYLKEYLPVWFYILINRKISNNIKYNNIIYVDSFSNAGEYKNGEEGSPIIALKIFNDILLKNKDKKVRVKCYFNDYNEERIIHLKELIEKMSLDNRIKVEYDEITANEHIKKVMKIIKRYSNKKVLFFIDPYKIADDIVSMSNMKQILEDDDTEIIFNHMVSDVVRNIKEYPEKYKNFYRLDKNLQKSGKEFNEIFINNLKKEVDKEIYTASYEFLNTKNVTIYFLVFITHHPRGYEKIKEAIWRVSDGDLQHKNKGEKNNLNLSLFSDEANKKLKKEKREINIKNKVEDLKEILINEFKGKKVTYQDICKFVVEKTIFIESHIQRKTLTPLQEEGKIIREGTNKVNSTYIFK, encoded by the coding sequence ATGTCGAAGTTAGAATTAGATGAATATAAAGAACAAACAGAACACAAGCATGAGTATTTAAAAGAATATTTACCAGTTTGGTTTTATATTTTAATAAATCGTAAAATATCAAATAATATTAAATATAATAATATTATTTATGTTGATAGTTTTTCTAATGCAGGAGAATATAAAAATGGAGAAGAAGGTTCGCCTATAATAGCTTTAAAGATTTTTAATGATATTTTATTAAAAAATAAAGATAAAAAAGTTCGTGTAAAATGTTATTTTAATGATTATAATGAAGAAAGAATAATACATTTAAAAGAATTAATAGAAAAAATGTCTTTAGATAATAGAATAAAAGTAGAATATGATGAAATAACAGCTAATGAACATATAAAAAAAGTAATGAAAATAATAAAACGATATTCTAATAAAAAAGTGTTATTTTTTATTGACCCTTATAAAATAGCTGATGATATAGTTTCAATGAGCAATATGAAGCAAATTTTAGAAGATGATGATACTGAAATAATATTTAATCATATGGTTTCAGATGTTGTAAGAAATATAAAAGAATATCCAGAGAAGTATAAAAATTTTTATAGATTAGATAAAAATTTGCAAAAAAGTGGTAAAGAATTTAATGAGATTTTCATTAATAATTTGAAGAAAGAGGTAGATAAGGAAATCTATACAGCATCTTATGAGTTTTTAAATACTAAAAATGTTACAATATATTTTCTTGTATTTATAACACATCATCCTAGAGGATATGAAAAAATAAAAGAGGCTATTTGGAGAGTATCAGATGGAGATTTACAACATAAAAATAAAGGAGAGAAAAACAATTTAAACTTATCATTATTTTCTGATGAAGCAAATAAAAAATTAAAAAAAGAAAAAAGAGAAATAAATATAAAAAATAAAGTAGAAGATTTGAAAGAAATTTTAATTAATGAATTTAAAGGGAAAAAAGTAACTTATCAAGATATTTGTAAATTTGTAGTAGAAAAAACTATTTTTATTGAATCTCATATTCAAAGAAAAACTTTAACACCATTACAAGAAGAAGGAAAAATAATAAGAGAAGGAACTAATAAAGTGAATTCTACTTATATATTTAAATAA
- a CDS encoding Cof-type HAD-IIB family hydrolase, which translates to MKYKMIVSDLDGTLLNSEHKISQHTIDTIRKVTEKGIKFSIATGRHFKDAEFFFKQVGVGSYLISGNGSLIHDKNGNEIGNTNMSSEITKKLIELKIDDEISRNIYYKDKWYTQKMIPAFREYHVESKFSPLESDLEEFKNKRIEKMFFYCDDSSKIAKLENELLEDEWFKGKVNITTSHPSCLEIMDISTNKREGIIEIMKHENIEASEILAFGDAFNDNEMLSFVGKGIIMGNGDKKLKELLPDCEIIGTNNEDGEAKYLEEMFLK; encoded by the coding sequence ATGAAATACAAAATGATAGTATCGGACTTAGACGGAACTCTTTTAAACTCAGAACATAAAATATCTCAACACACAATAGATACTATAAGAAAAGTAACAGAAAAAGGAATAAAATTTTCTATAGCTACAGGAAGACATTTTAAAGACGCTGAATTTTTCTTTAAACAAGTGGGAGTAGGGTCATATTTAATTTCTGGAAATGGTTCTCTTATCCATGATAAAAATGGAAATGAAATTGGAAACACAAATATGAGTAGTGAGATAACAAAAAAATTAATAGAATTAAAAATAGATGATGAAATTTCAAGAAATATTTACTATAAAGATAAATGGTATACTCAAAAAATGATACCAGCTTTTAGAGAATATCATGTAGAATCAAAATTTTCTCCATTAGAATCAGATTTAGAGGAATTTAAAAATAAAAGAATAGAAAAAATGTTTTTCTATTGTGATGATTCTAGTAAAATAGCAAAATTAGAAAATGAATTATTAGAAGATGAATGGTTTAAAGGAAAAGTAAATATTACAACATCTCACCCAAGTTGTTTAGAAATAATGGATATATCAACAAATAAAAGAGAGGGAATTATAGAAATAATGAAGCATGAAAATATTGAGGCTAGTGAAATTTTAGCTTTTGGAGATGCTTTCAATGATAATGAAATGCTTTCTTTTGTTGGTAAAGGAATAATAATGGGGAATGGAGATAAAAAATTAAAAGAATTATTACCTGATTGTGAAATAATAGGAACAAATAATGAAGATGGAGAAGCTAAATATTTAGAAGAAATGTTTTTAAAATAA